The DNA segment TAGAAGGTTGATTGGGTTTTGTCGTAATAGATATCGGGGGTAAACGTGAGTTCACTTTTCCGGTAGACGCCGATACCGGCGGGATTGATGCTGAGGGCTGAAAAATCAGCGCCCAGGGCACCAAAAGCACTACCCATAGCCACGGAACGTGCCGTACCCATAGGAAAGTACTGACTGAACCGTATTGCATCACCATCGTTCTGGGCCAGCAGAAAAAGGCTGCTGCTCATCAGAACCACACCTGTTATCAGTAATCGTTTCATATTATTGGATTTTTATAGCAAATTTTTTCCTTTCTGGTTGCCGGTAATTGGTATACCAGCAACCATTCGGGAATATGTGTCAGTTGAATTACCTCCTGTGACCTCCTGAAGAAGAAGAGGAAGAAGACCTGCCGGAACTGCCGGAACTACCTGAGCTATAGGACCGCCCGGAGCTTCCGGAACTTCCTGAACTGCCAGAGCTGTATGACCGGCCTGAGCTTCCGGAATAGGATGAGCCGGACGACCTGCTTGAAGGGGTGTAAGACCGGCTGCTGCTACCGGAAGAGCGGCTGTATGAGCCGGAACTTCCTGAACGGTAGGTATTTCCGGAAGAACCTGATCCGGAACTCCTGTTGTAGGAAGGACGTGTGTAGCTTCCTTCGGAGTTGCCGTAGTAGGAACGGCTCCTATCGGGCGAGTTGTATGTGGAAGGACTGCGCCGCGGAGTGTTATAAGTACCCGTACTACCCGAAGGTCTGCTGTAAACAGGTTGGTAATTTCTGCGTTCGGTTCCGGCCGATCCGGCAGAGCGGGTGCCGGTATTACCGGATGAACCCTGCCCATAGCGCCCTGAAGGAACACGGGTAGTGGTAACATTGCTGCGGTTTGAATTTGGGTTATCATAATACCCGGTGGAACGGCGCCCGGTTGTTGACGTATTGGTCGTTGCGGCCGTGCGGGAAGTGGCAGTGCCGTTCTTCAGCGTGTTGCCGTCAGAAAACGACCTGCGGCCGGTTGTTGAAACATTGTAACTCCTGCCTGCGACTGATCTGTCAGAGGCGGTTGAATATCCACTGCTGAAACGGCCTCCCGATCCACCTGCACGACTCCTGTCGCTGTTCCTGTTGTAAATTCTTCCATAGGCCACGTCGTTCCTGTAGGAATAAGGCGTTCCGTAATAATAGTACGGTGAATAATATCCGTAGTACCCATCATAAAACCCATTGTAATAACCGTGGCGATAGCCATACCAGTAATTTCCGTACCAGGGATCGTACCAGGCCCAGTAGTATGGCCGGTAACCAAAGGAATACCAGTAGGGATCGTATCCCCAGCCAAAACTGAAGCCCCAGTATGGATATCCGGCGTAAATGCTGATGCCCCAGTCCCATGGATTGTAGGTGTACCAGTAAAGATCCGTAAAGAAGGGATCATAATACCCCCAGCCCCAGTAAAAGGAAGAATGAAACCTCCTTATACGGGAAGTATAGTAATAGTCATAAGGGTCATAATCATAATAATTGTTGATAACCACTGATTTGTTCTGATCATCCGGCACATAGTCGGACTGATAGTTTTCTCCCTCCTCTCTGCCGGAATAGTATTCCTGCTGTGAGGAAGAAGCAGTGGTATCCTGGGCATAAAGTTGCTGTTCCTTGGCGAGCCGGTATCTTTCATAATCAGACATGGTCTGATTGTCGCCTGTATTGGTTTCAGGCGCCGGCTGACTGACCCGGGCTGTTGAGGCAGGAACAGGGGCCGAGGTAACCACTGCCCTGTCCTTTGGAGAATAATAAATATCGTCGGTCACTGTGCCGGTCGTCTGGAACCCTGCTGAACAGGCCGTAAGCACTGCGGTCATTATCAGCATTATGGACAGTGGTGTTCTCATGGTTTGTTCCTCCCGATTATTTTAGTAAACTTGCATCCGTTTTTTCATTGCAATTCATAAAAATAGTAACAAATTTCATACCAAAACTCATTATGGCAAAAGTTTTAACAACACGTTCCGAAAATTATTCGCAATGGTATAACGATCTGGTAATCAAGGCCGGACTGGCTGAGAACTCTGCCGTAAGGGGATGCATGGTGATAAAACCCCATGGATATGCAATCTGGGAGAAAATGCAGGCAGCACTTGACCGCATGTTTAAGGAGACAGGTCACCAGAATGCTTATTTTCCCCTGTTTATACCCAAATCGTTTTTCAGCAAGGAAGCCGCCCATGTTGAAGGTTTTGCCAAAGAATGTGCCGTTGTTACCCATTACCGGCTTAAAAACGATGAAACCGGAAAAGGGATCATAATAGATCCCGAAGCCAAACTGGAGGAAGAGCTGATTGTTCGCCCCACCTCCGAAACCATCATCTGGAATACCTATAAAGGATGGATCCAGAGTTACCGCGACCTGCCCATTCTTATCAACCAGTGGGCCAATGTTGTGCGCTGGGAAATGCGAACACGGCTGTTTCTCCGCACAGCAGAATTTCTCTGGCAGGAAGGTCATACGGCCCATGCTACTGCCGCCGAAGCGATAGAAGAAGCCCGGAGAATGCTTGATGTTTATGCCGATTTCGCCGAAAACTGGATGGCTGTGCCCGTAATAAAAGGAAAGAAAAGCGAAAGTGAACGGTTTGCCGGTGCAGTGGAAACCTTGTGCATTGAAGGGTTGATGCAGGACGGAAAAGCTCTGCAGTGCGGTACTTCCCATTTTCTGGGGCAGAATTTTGCCAAAGC comes from the Bacteroidales bacterium genome and includes:
- a CDS encoding proline--tRNA ligase gives rise to the protein MAKVLTTRSENYSQWYNDLVIKAGLAENSAVRGCMVIKPHGYAIWEKMQAALDRMFKETGHQNAYFPLFIPKSFFSKEAAHVEGFAKECAVVTHYRLKNDETGKGIIIDPEAKLEEELIVRPTSETIIWNTYKGWIQSYRDLPILINQWANVVRWEMRTRLFLRTAEFLWQEGHTAHATAAEAIEEARRMLDVYADFAENWMAVPVIKGKKSESERFAGAVETLCIEGLMQDGKALQCGTSHFLGQNFAKAFDVKFLNKEGTLEYVWATSWGVSTRLMGALIMAHSDDNGLVIPPRLAPLQVVIVPVFKTEEELKKISETAEKLMAGLKKAGISVKYDDSDNQKPGWKFAEYELKGVPVRITLGPRDIANGTAEVSRRDTLEKSIIPIESVVNEIQPLLDSIQKNLFQRALRFREENTHVANSYDEFKEILETKGGFIAAHWDGTVETEAKIKEETKATIRVIPFDANPEPGKCIVTGRPSAQRALFAIAY